The proteins below come from a single Stigmatopora argus isolate UIUO_Sarg chromosome 11, RoL_Sarg_1.0, whole genome shotgun sequence genomic window:
- the LOC144085019 gene encoding elongation factor 1-alpha 1: MGKEKVHINIVVIGHVDSGKSTTTGHLIYKCGGIDKRTIEKFEKEAAEMGKGSFKYAWVLDKLKAERERGITIDISLWKFETTKYYVTIIDAPGHRDFIKNMITGTSQADCAVLIVAAGVGEFEAGISKNGQTREHALLAYTLGVKQLIVGINKMDSTEPNYSQKRYEEIVKEVSTYIKKIGYNPDTVPFVPISGWNGDNMLDASPNMQWFKGWKITRKDGNASGTTLLEALDAIQPPTRPTNKPLRLPLQDVYKIGGIGTVPVGRVETGILKPGMVVTFAPVNLTTEVKSVEMHHEALSEALPGDNVGFNVKNVSVKDIRRGNVAGDSKTDPPQEAASFTAQVIILNHPGQISAGYAPVLDCHTAHIACKFAELKEKIDRRSGKKLEDNPKSLKSGDAAIVDMTPGKPMCVESFSEYPPLGRFAVRDMRQTVAVGVIKGVEKKASSTGKVTKSAQKAQRNK, encoded by the exons ATGGGGAAGGAGAAGGTCCACATCAACATTGTGGTGATTGGCCATGTGGACTCAGGCAAGTCCACCACCACGGGCCACCTCATCTACAAGTGCGGCGGCATCGACAAACGGACCATCGAGAAGTTTGAGAAGGAAGCCGCCGAG ATGGGTAAAGGCTCTTTTAAGTATGCCTGGGTGCTGGACAAGTTGAAGGCCGAGAGGGAACGTGGGATCACCATCGACATTTCACTGTGGAAGTTTGAGACCACCAAGTACTATGTGACCATCATTGATGCACCTGGACACAGGGATTTCATCAAGAACATGATCACCGGGACTTCTCAG GCCGACTGTGCCGTGCTGATTGTGGCTGCTGGTGTGGGAGAGTTTGAAGCCGGCATCTCCAAGAACGGTCAGACCCGCGAACACGCCCTACTGGCCTACACTCTTGGTGTGAAGCAACTTATTGTGGGCATCAACAAGATGGACTCCACTGAGCCCAACTACAGCCAGAAACGATATGAGGAAATTGTCAAGGAAGTCAGCACTTATATCAAAAAGATCGGTTATAATCCGGACACTGTGCCTTTTGTGCCCATTTCCGGCTGGAATGGTGACAACATGCTTGATGCGAGCCCaaat atGCAATGGTTTAAGGGGTGGAAGATCACCAGAAAGGATGGTAACGCATCAGGCACTACGCTCCTGGAAGCCTTGGATGCCATTCAGCCACCCACCCGTCCCACAAACAAACCTCTCCGTCTGCCCCTTCAGGATGTTTACAAGATTGGAG GTATTGGCACTGTTCCTGTGGGTCGTGTGGAAACGGGCATCCTTAAGCCTGGCATGGTGGTGACGTTTGCTCCCGTCAACCTAACCACTGAGGTGAAGTCGGTGGAGATGCACCACGAGGCGCTGTCTGAGGCTTTGCCTGGTGACAACGTTGGCttcaatgtaaaaaatgtgTCCGTCAAAGATATCCGCCGCGGTAATGTGGCCGGTGACAGCAAGACCGATCCACCGCAGGAGGCAGCAAGCTTCACTGCTCAG GTCATCATTCTTAACCACCCTGGCCAGATAAGTGCTGGCTACGCCCCTGTGCTGGACTGTCACACTGCTCACATTGCCTGCAAATTTGCCGAGCTCAAGGAAAAGATTGATCGCCGCTCTGGGAAGAAGCTGGAGGACAATCCCAAATCCCTCAAGTCTGGAGATGCAGCCATCGTGGACATGACCCCGGGCAAGCCCATGTGTGTTGAGAGCTTTTCTGAGTATCCCCCACTGG GTCGTTTTGCAGTGCGCGACATGCGCCAGACCGTGGCTGTGGGAGTCATCAAGGGTGTGGAGAAAAAGGCCTCCAGCACTGGCAAAGTCACCAAATCTGCCCAGAAGGCCCAGAGGAACAAATGA